One region of Sus scrofa isolate TJ Tabasco breed Duroc chromosome 3, Sscrofa11.1, whole genome shotgun sequence genomic DNA includes:
- the BCL7B gene encoding B-cell CLL/lymphoma 7 protein family member B isoform X2, whose translation MTLGVQHCCRHCCLFSREKKWVTVGDTSLRIFKWVPVTDSKEKEKSKSNSSAAREPNGFPSDASANSSLLLEFQDENSNQSSVSDVYQLKVDSSTNSSPSPQQSESLSPAHTSDFRTDDSQPPTLGQEILEEPSLPASEVADEPPTLTKEEPVPVETQIAEEEEDSGAPPLKRFCVDQPAVPQTASES comes from the exons GGAGAAAAAATGGGTGACCGTAGGCGACACGTCCCTTAGGATATTTAAGTGGGTTCCTGTGACAGACAGCAAGGAG aaagaaaagtcaaaatcgaACAGTTCAGCAGCCCGGGAACCTAATGGCTTTCCCTCTGATGCCTCAGCcaattcctctctccttcttgAATTCCAGG ATGAAAACAGCAACCAGAGTTCTGTGTCTGATGTCTATCAACTCAAGGTGGACAGCAGCACCAACTCGAGCCCTAGCCCCCAGCAGAGCGAGTCGCTGAGCCCAGCGCACACCTCTGACTTCCGCACAGATGACTCCCAGCCTCCCACTCTGGGCCAGGAGATCCTTGAGG AGCCCTCCCTGCCCGCCTCAGAAGTTGCCGATGAACCGCCCACCCTCACGAAGGAAGAACCAGTTCCAGTAGAGACACAG AttgctgaggaggaggaagactctGGTGCTCCACCCCTGAAACGCTTCTGTGTGGACCAACCTGCAGTGCCGCAGACAGCGTCGGAAAGCTAG